The stretch of DNA ACTTTATACAAAGGACGCGAGCTTGTTAGACAAGGCGACACTGGATACCCACATCCTGAATGACCTCAAGGTCAACTCCGCGCGGTTGGTGGATGTTATTATAAAGTGTGAAGACACCTTCGGCGTTACCGTTGAAGACGATGAGGCCGACAAGATCGGGACAATCGGAGATGCCGTTGGCATCATAAAAACTAAATTAGGATAAGATGAGGTATGAAGAAAATGCTTCAGGGCCCTCTGCTCATTCAATATATTCTGGGACGGGTTGCTGTTTTTGTACTCGCCCCGCTCTATTTTGCAGCTATCCGGTTGATGGGATACCGGGTGAGGAATTTACGGAAGATCAGACAGGAATGCTCTCGTCATTTCAGAAATCACGATGGGCCATGGATCATATGCTCGAATCATCTTACCATGGTTGACTCCCCGATTATTATATATGCGACGGTCTCTTTATCCCGTCAGCTGCTTCATTATCGGGAGATTCCCTGGAATTTGCCGGAAAGAAATAATTTTCAGCGGAATATCATCCTGGCAATTCTCTGTTATCTGTCCAAGTGCATCGCCATCAATCGCGGCGGCAATCGTGAAGAGATGAAAAAAACCCTCGACACATGCAACTCTCTTTTAGAAGGGAAGCAGCATTTAATGGTTTTCCCGGAGGGAGGGCGCTCCCGGACCGGTAGAGTGAATACCGAGAGTTTTTCTTATGGTGTTGGCCGCTTTGTTAAAGATTTCGAAAACTGCAAGATTATGTGTATCTATCTCCGCGGGGATGGCCAACATACGTATGGGTTTGTTCCCAGGTTCGGTGAACGTTTTACTGTAAATATTGAAGTATTCCAGCCCCAATTAACAAAAGAAAACGGCCTCAGGGCTCAACGCGATTATGCGGAGCAGATCATCAAACACATGGCACACATGGAGGAAGACTATTTTACTACGAGTCGGCAACGATATAGTGGATTTGAGAGATCCACACAACGTGGGGAAAAGCCGGAATGCGCGATTCATTAACCGCGTTTTCACCCCCGATGAACAAAAGCTAATATTTGATGCCGCCAGTCAGGACGCCATACTATGGGCGCTGTGGGCCGGAAAGGAAACGGCATATAAGGTTATCAGCAAATGTTATCCTTCTGTGACTTCAGTGCCCCGGTTATATAAAGTAAGCCTGCATTCTGTGGAGACACTCACCACATCAGGTGATATTCCTTCTGGAAACAACACCATAACCGGCTTTGTCGACACACCTTGCGGCAATGTTTACATAAAGATTTTCATAACCTCCGACTATGTCCATTGCATCGGAACCACGTCACCATTGGAAGAAATGGATTCACTCGTTTGGCATGTAAACCGTATCAGTCCCGATTCAGAAGCCATGCCGGATTATGAATCAACTTTTGGACGTAACGCTCTTAAACGAGGTCTCTTGGCATACTGTGAACGAGATCAGGAAGACATTGACATCAAGCGTGAGAAAGGTTGTAATGGTCTGGGGCCTCCCTTTGTGTGTTTAAACGGCAAGCCGGTGGAGATTGATATCAGTCTCAGCCATGACG from Deltaproteobacteria bacterium encodes:
- a CDS encoding 4'-phosphopantetheinyl transferase superfamily protein translates to MGKSRNARFINRVFTPDEQKLIFDAASQDAILWALWAGKETAYKVISKCYPSVTSVPRLYKVSLHSVETLTTSGDIPSGNNTITGFVDTPCGNVYIKIFITSDYVHCIGTTSPLEEMDSLVWHVNRISPDSEAMPDYESTFGRNALKRGLLAYCERDQEDIDIKREKGCNGLGPPFVCLNGKPVEIDISLSHDGLFAAYAFVDSDARKMHVNPENCVLKTDLQ
- a CDS encoding lysophospholipid acyltransferase family protein gives rise to the protein MKKMLQGPLLIQYILGRVAVFVLAPLYFAAIRLMGYRVRNLRKIRQECSRHFRNHDGPWIICSNHLTMVDSPIIIYATVSLSRQLLHYREIPWNLPERNNFQRNIILAILCYLSKCIAINRGGNREEMKKTLDTCNSLLEGKQHLMVFPEGGRSRTGRVNTESFSYGVGRFVKDFENCKIMCIYLRGDGQHTYGFVPRFGERFTVNIEVFQPQLTKENGLRAQRDYAEQIIKHMAHMEEDYFTTSRQRYSGFERSTQRGEKPECAIH
- a CDS encoding phosphopantetheine-binding protein, with protein sequence MDEQTIFSKMIDILRLYTKDASLLDKATLDTHILNDLKVNSARLVDVIIKCEDTFGVTVEDDEADKIGTIGDAVGIIKTKLG